One stretch of Siphonobacter curvatus DNA includes these proteins:
- a CDS encoding MGH1-like glycoside hydrolase domain-containing protein — protein MIAEKARLSQRADNKGWKKWGPYLAERQWGTVREDYSSNGDAWNFFSHDAARSRAYRWGEDGIGGISDNKGHICFAFGFWNHKDGILKERLFGLTNPESNHGEDVKELYYYLDSTPTHSYMNMLYKYPQQAFPYEQILGENRSRNREQPEFEIIDTGVFDNDEYFDMNIEYAKADESDILIKLTVHNRGPKAAPITVLPTLWFRNTWIWGYENYSVRPMLTGYSNSLIEVSHKILGKYKLYVEDADALLFCENETNFERIYNSPNFSPYPKDGINDYIVSNGKRKTVNPNNIGTKASAQYTKTVPAGGSFTIRLRFSNYSNHEPFTDFDTIFQQRIEEADEFYGDLQKNVKDEELRKIQRQAYAGMLWSKQFYYYNVNEWLNGDPAMPKPAPERKFGRNRTWRHMYTANILSMPDKWEYPWFAAWDLAFHCIPLARLDPDFAKRQLAVVLREYYMHPNGQIPAYEWTFSDVNPPVHAWATWKVYEIDKEMNGTGDIGFLERVFHKLLLNFTWWVNIKDEQGNNIFGGGFLGMDNIGVFDRSAQLPLGGHLEQADGTGWMAMYTLNMLRIACEISLERPAYQDMASKFFEHFLHIAGAMKSLGREEISLWDEEDQFYYDLLHIPNGPSMLLKLRSMVGLIPLFAVEVLDPDLLDTLPDFKRRVEWVLTNRPDLASLISRWYEPGKGETRLLSIIRGHRMKMILKRVFDEAEFLSDHGVRSLSKYYADHPYEFRVGNEVLRVAYTPAESTGSMFGGNSNWRGPVWFPMNFLFVDSLLKFHQYYGDDFEIEYPTNSGELVTIKEAALAVAARLISIFTPDPETGIRPYQRDYKKFNTDPHFKDHLQFFEYFNGNDGSGLGAAHQTGWTGLVAELIEYVHTLKQTVEAARLKQ, from the coding sequence ATGATTGCTGAAAAAGCTAGACTTTCCCAACGGGCAGACAACAAAGGATGGAAAAAGTGGGGCCCGTACTTGGCTGAACGCCAATGGGGTACGGTTCGCGAAGACTACTCTTCTAACGGCGATGCCTGGAATTTTTTCTCCCATGACGCCGCCCGCAGCCGGGCCTACCGCTGGGGTGAAGATGGAATTGGGGGAATCTCCGATAATAAAGGACACATTTGTTTTGCGTTTGGATTCTGGAATCATAAGGACGGTATTCTGAAAGAACGCCTGTTTGGATTGACCAACCCCGAGTCAAACCACGGCGAAGACGTCAAGGAATTATACTACTACCTGGATTCAACGCCGACGCACTCGTACATGAACATGCTGTATAAATACCCGCAGCAGGCCTTTCCGTACGAGCAGATTCTGGGCGAAAACCGTTCCCGCAACCGCGAACAGCCCGAGTTTGAAATCATCGATACCGGTGTTTTTGACAATGACGAGTACTTCGACATGAACATCGAGTACGCCAAAGCCGATGAAAGTGATATTCTGATTAAACTGACGGTCCATAACCGCGGTCCCAAGGCGGCACCCATTACGGTACTGCCTACGCTCTGGTTCCGGAATACCTGGATTTGGGGCTACGAAAATTACAGCGTTCGCCCCATGCTGACGGGGTACTCCAATTCGCTGATTGAAGTCAGCCACAAAATTCTGGGTAAGTACAAGTTGTACGTGGAAGACGCGGATGCCCTGCTTTTCTGCGAAAACGAAACCAACTTCGAACGGATCTATAACAGTCCCAACTTTTCACCGTACCCGAAAGATGGTATCAACGATTACATCGTTTCGAACGGAAAACGGAAAACGGTCAATCCCAATAATATCGGTACCAAAGCCTCGGCTCAGTACACCAAAACGGTCCCGGCGGGGGGTAGCTTTACCATCCGTTTGCGGTTTTCAAATTACTCCAATCACGAACCGTTTACTGATTTTGATACCATTTTTCAGCAACGGATCGAAGAGGCCGATGAGTTTTACGGAGATCTGCAAAAGAATGTAAAAGACGAGGAGCTACGGAAGATTCAGCGGCAGGCCTACGCGGGTATGCTCTGGTCCAAGCAGTTTTATTACTACAACGTCAACGAATGGCTTAACGGTGATCCGGCCATGCCCAAACCCGCTCCTGAGCGAAAGTTTGGAAGAAACCGGACCTGGCGGCACATGTATACGGCCAACATCCTGTCGATGCCCGACAAGTGGGAATACCCCTGGTTTGCGGCCTGGGATCTGGCCTTCCACTGTATCCCGCTGGCTCGCCTTGACCCGGATTTTGCCAAACGTCAGCTGGCCGTCGTGTTGCGGGAGTACTACATGCACCCTAATGGTCAGATTCCCGCTTACGAATGGACGTTCTCGGACGTGAATCCACCCGTACACGCCTGGGCTACCTGGAAAGTATACGAGATTGATAAGGAAATGAACGGCACCGGGGACATTGGCTTCCTCGAACGGGTGTTCCACAAACTGCTCCTCAACTTTACCTGGTGGGTTAACATCAAGGATGAACAGGGCAACAACATCTTCGGGGGCGGTTTCCTCGGTATGGATAACATCGGGGTATTTGACCGTTCGGCTCAGTTACCCCTGGGCGGCCATTTGGAGCAGGCGGATGGTACGGGCTGGATGGCCATGTACACGCTGAACATGCTCCGAATTGCCTGCGAAATTTCACTGGAACGACCCGCCTATCAGGATATGGCTTCGAAGTTTTTCGAGCACTTCCTGCACATTGCTGGAGCCATGAAATCGCTGGGTCGGGAAGAAATCAGCCTCTGGGACGAAGAAGATCAATTTTACTACGATTTACTCCACATTCCCAACGGCCCGAGCATGTTGCTGAAACTCCGGTCGATGGTCGGACTGATTCCGCTGTTTGCCGTGGAAGTACTGGACCCGGATTTGCTGGATACCCTGCCCGATTTCAAACGTCGCGTGGAATGGGTGCTGACGAATCGGCCCGATCTGGCTTCGCTGATTTCCCGCTGGTATGAACCCGGTAAGGGCGAAACCCGGCTGCTATCTATCATTCGTGGCCACCGGATGAAGATGATTTTGAAACGGGTATTCGACGAAGCCGAATTCCTGTCTGATCACGGGGTCCGTTCGCTTTCCAAATACTACGCCGATCATCCGTACGAGTTTCGGGTAGGAAATGAAGTGCTTCGCGTGGCCTATACGCCCGCTGAAAGTACGGGTTCAATGTTTGGGGGTAACTCCAACTGGCGGGGCCCGGTGTGGTTTCCAATGAACTTCCTGTTCGTGGATTCGCTCTTGAAATTCCACCAGTACTACGGCGATGATTTCGAAATTGAATATCCGACTAATTCGGGCGAACTGGTAACGATTAAAGAAGCGGCTCTGGCCGTAGCAGCCCGATTGATCAGCATCTTTACACCCGATCCGGAAACGGGGATTCGGCCCTATCAGCGGGATTACAAGAAATTCAATACGGATCCGCACTTTAAAGATCACCTCCAGTTTTTCGAGTACTTCAACGGAAATGATGGCTCCGGACTCGGAGCAGCTCACCAAACGGGCTGGACCGGGCTGGTAGCCGAGTTGATTGAGTACGTGCATACACTCAAACAAACCGTCGAAGCGGCTCGGTTGAAACAATAG
- a CDS encoding DUF423 domain-containing protein, translating to MTAKFALLAGSLLGALGVGLGAFGAHALKPMLVATGRFDTFETAVRYQFYHALVLLAIGLLMNQLPAVEKGLGWAGWAFLIGVIIFSGSLYTICFTGIKVFGAVAPIGGTALIIGWVLLAFQVVKA from the coding sequence ATGACTGCAAAATTTGCTCTGCTGGCTGGCTCTTTATTGGGGGCGTTGGGCGTTGGATTGGGGGCTTTTGGTGCCCACGCTCTAAAACCCATGCTCGTAGCAACCGGTCGCTTCGATACTTTTGAAACGGCTGTTCGGTATCAGTTTTATCACGCACTGGTCTTACTGGCAATTGGTTTACTGATGAATCAGCTGCCCGCAGTAGAAAAAGGACTGGGCTGGGCGGGTTGGGCTTTCCTGATTGGTGTCATCATTTTCAGCGGATCGCTCTATACCATCTGCTTCACGGGCATCAAAGTCTTTGGTGCCGTTGCTCCTATCGGTGGGACCGCCCTGATTATTGGCTGGGTACTGCTGGCGTTTCAGGTGGTAAAGGCTTGA
- a CDS encoding replication-associated recombination protein A yields MPPLAERMRPRTLDEYIGQQHLLGPKAVLRQAIDAQRIPSMILWGPPGVGKTTLATLISQSLKVPFFSLSAINSGVKDIRETIESASKQRFFSSASPILFIDEIHRFSKSQQDSLLGAVERGIVTLIGATTENPSFEVIPALLSRCQVYVLKSIEKEDLIQMIDRALAQDEYLKDRDIRVEEYEAMLQLSGGDGRKLYNILELITNYQRAGEPLVITNELVFEKVQQNIALYDKGGEAHYDIASAFIKSIRGSDPNAAIYYLARMLDGGEDIEFIARRILISAAEDVGLANPNALLLAESCFQAVKVLGMPEARIPLAEATIYLATSPKSNSAYAAINQALELVQKTGAQPIPLHLRNAPTKLMKELNYGKNYQYAHQFKNNFVEQEFLPESLTGTKLFDPQENGAEEKIRERLRALWQEKYGY; encoded by the coding sequence ATGCCACCACTCGCAGAACGTATGCGTCCCCGGACGCTGGATGAATACATTGGTCAACAACATTTATTAGGACCGAAAGCCGTACTCCGCCAAGCCATCGATGCCCAGCGGATTCCCTCCATGATTCTCTGGGGGCCACCGGGTGTGGGTAAAACGACCCTGGCAACCCTCATTTCGCAGTCACTGAAAGTCCCATTCTTTAGCCTTTCCGCGATTAATTCGGGCGTAAAGGATATTCGCGAAACGATTGAATCGGCTTCTAAACAGCGATTTTTCAGTTCAGCAAGTCCTATCTTGTTCATCGACGAAATCCACCGTTTTTCCAAATCGCAACAGGATTCGCTGTTGGGGGCCGTCGAACGGGGCATCGTCACGCTCATTGGAGCTACCACCGAAAACCCCTCCTTCGAAGTTATTCCGGCTCTGCTTTCGCGGTGCCAAGTATACGTACTTAAATCAATTGAAAAAGAAGACCTGATCCAGATGATTGACCGGGCTCTGGCTCAGGATGAGTACCTGAAAGACCGGGACATTCGGGTCGAAGAATACGAAGCCATGTTACAGCTTTCAGGAGGTGATGGCCGAAAGTTGTACAATATTCTCGAACTGATTACCAATTACCAGCGAGCGGGCGAACCGCTGGTAATTACCAACGAACTGGTCTTCGAGAAAGTCCAGCAAAACATTGCTCTGTACGATAAAGGCGGCGAAGCTCATTACGACATCGCTTCGGCCTTTATCAAATCCATTCGCGGTTCGGACCCCAACGCAGCCATTTACTACCTGGCCCGTATGCTCGACGGCGGCGAAGACATTGAATTCATCGCCCGTCGAATTCTGATTTCAGCCGCTGAAGATGTGGGTCTGGCTAATCCCAACGCTTTGTTACTGGCCGAAAGCTGTTTCCAAGCGGTGAAAGTACTCGGCATGCCCGAAGCCCGTATTCCGCTGGCTGAAGCGACTATTTATCTGGCTACCTCACCCAAAAGCAATTCGGCGTACGCCGCCATCAATCAGGCTCTGGAGCTGGTTCAGAAAACCGGGGCTCAGCCCATTCCACTCCACCTGCGGAATGCTCCGACCAAGCTGATGAAAGAGTTGAATTATGGGAAAAACTATCAGTATGCCCATCAATTCAAGAACAACTTCGTCGAGCAGGAATTTTTACCCGAATCCTTAACGGGCACCAAGCTCTTCGATCCGCAGGAAAACGGTGCCGAAGAGAAAATCCGCGAACGCCTCCGAGCCTTATGGCAGGAGAAGTATGGGTATTGA
- a CDS encoding sensor histidine kinase, with translation MNHTLDDFPLTLAAGITFTALMGLSSLLFFVITRRKQLRQKEFIRYLEGSLEASIRSQEAEAQRIAADLHEDIGSLLSATRMSFSLVTRYLDNCPESLQSAEQTKRLLEEAVKNVRRITKEIQPPALEKLGLVVVLQELVEKVQHAHPEVLIDLECRGEEYRLDRSVEFILFRVAQELLQNSLKHADASRIELLLLYQPKRVFFTLSDNGMGFDWPKVQQQTTPLGLKNIESRLSVVGGHVVFETSPGQGTHTVVDIPLHTS, from the coding sequence ATGAACCACACCCTAGATGACTTTCCGCTGACGCTGGCGGCCGGTATTACATTTACAGCACTCATGGGTTTGAGTAGCCTGCTGTTCTTTGTAATCACTCGGCGGAAGCAGTTGCGTCAGAAAGAATTCATTCGATACTTGGAAGGTAGTCTTGAAGCTAGCATTCGTTCCCAGGAAGCAGAAGCTCAGCGAATTGCCGCTGATTTACATGAAGATATCGGGAGTTTGCTATCGGCTACGCGAATGAGTTTTTCACTAGTAACCCGTTATTTAGATAATTGTCCCGAATCGTTACAGAGTGCTGAGCAAACCAAACGCTTACTCGAAGAGGCAGTAAAAAACGTTCGGCGAATCACCAAAGAGATTCAGCCACCCGCTCTCGAAAAACTGGGTCTAGTAGTGGTATTACAGGAATTAGTTGAAAAGGTACAACACGCTCACCCCGAAGTACTGATTGACCTGGAGTGCCGTGGTGAAGAATACCGACTCGATCGATCCGTCGAGTTTATTTTATTTAGGGTAGCTCAGGAGTTACTCCAGAATAGCCTGAAACACGCCGACGCGAGTCGTATTGAGTTGTTATTGTTGTATCAACCCAAACGAGTTTTTTTTACATTAAGTGATAATGGAATGGGCTTCGACTGGCCGAAAGTTCAACAGCAAACAACTCCTCTAGGCTTGAAAAACATCGAAAGCCGTCTGAGCGTAGTAGGAGGGCATGTGGTGTTTGAAACTTCTCCGGGTCAGGGAACGCATACCGTCGTTGACATTCCACTGCATACGTCTTGA
- a CDS encoding response regulator transcription factor, whose translation MSGTSHIRVAIADDHALFRRGLANILKTYDSIEVIMEAQDGQDLLTQLAFQVPDVVLLDLQMPVLDGIKTTEQLRNRFPEVKIIIISMHDDDGFVTNLMELGANGYLIKDSDPDEVVKAIRTVMEENYYYGAFLTKVMHRRMVERSRPRKPSFSSQTPLSEREHEVLQLICSGLTNAEIAEKLYISDRTVEGHRTRIMEKIGAKNTAAMVVYAVKNGLY comes from the coding sequence ATGAGTGGAACTTCCCACATTCGCGTAGCTATTGCCGACGATCACGCCCTTTTTCGGAGGGGACTGGCCAATATCTTGAAAACCTACGATTCGATTGAGGTCATTATGGAGGCTCAGGATGGGCAGGATTTGCTCACACAATTGGCTTTTCAGGTCCCCGATGTCGTTTTACTGGATTTACAAATGCCCGTTCTGGATGGTATTAAAACCACGGAACAGTTAAGAAACCGTTTCCCAGAGGTGAAGATTATCATCATTTCCATGCACGATGACGATGGATTTGTAACCAATCTTATGGAACTAGGGGCTAATGGCTACCTAATCAAAGACAGCGATCCGGACGAGGTTGTCAAGGCCATTCGAACCGTAATGGAGGAAAACTATTACTATGGAGCATTCCTGACCAAGGTCATGCACCGTCGGATGGTCGAACGCTCGAGGCCCCGGAAGCCTTCTTTTTCTTCGCAAACGCCCTTGAGTGAACGCGAACATGAAGTACTGCAGCTCATTTGCAGTGGACTGACCAACGCTGAAATTGCCGAAAAACTCTATATCAGTGATCGTACCGTAGAGGGACACCGTACCCGTATCATGGAGAAAATCGGAGCAAAAAATACGGCGGCTATGGTCGTGTATGCGGTGAAGAACGGCTTGTACTAA
- a CDS encoding gamma-glutamylcyclotransferase family protein yields MNYLFVYGTLRRTANHAMHEVLQRQAQWVDEGSVPGKLYLIDWYPALIRSEETGDLVKGEVYWLPDPERTFAELDPYEGYYPEDEAHSDYLRQPETVQLSNGTTVQAWVYIYNLPTLGLTQIESGDFLNR; encoded by the coding sequence ATGAACTACCTATTTGTCTACGGAACCTTACGACGAACGGCCAACCATGCGATGCATGAGGTGTTGCAGCGGCAGGCCCAGTGGGTAGATGAAGGTTCAGTACCCGGAAAACTCTACCTGATTGACTGGTATCCGGCTCTGATCCGTAGTGAAGAAACGGGCGACTTGGTAAAAGGTGAAGTATATTGGTTACCGGACCCAGAACGTACCTTTGCCGAACTGGACCCTTATGAAGGGTACTATCCCGAAGACGAAGCCCATTCCGATTATCTACGGCAACCCGAAACAGTGCAACTCAGTAATGGCACCACCGTACAGGCTTGGGTATACATCTACAACTTACCCACGTTAGGGTTGACGCAGATTGAGAGTGGTGATTTTCTCAATCGTTAG
- a CDS encoding isoamylase early set domain-containing protein, with product MSLSKQTLKSKPVTKVTFTVPSEHCNGAKAVAVVGEFNGWDADATPLKKQKDGSFKGTVELTTGKEYQFRYLIDGEVWINETEADKFVASGISMEENSVVVL from the coding sequence ATGAGTCTGTCTAAGCAAACACTCAAGAGTAAGCCTGTTACAAAGGTCACGTTCACTGTTCCTTCTGAGCATTGCAATGGAGCTAAAGCAGTTGCCGTTGTAGGTGAATTCAACGGATGGGATGCCGATGCTACTCCTTTGAAAAAACAAAAAGATGGTTCTTTTAAAGGCACTGTTGAATTAACAACTGGCAAAGAATACCAATTCCGCTATTTGATCGATGGCGAAGTCTGGATCAATGAAACTGAAGCGGATAAATTTGTTGCTAGTGGCATTTCTATGGAAGAAAACTCAGTGGTTGTCCTGTAA
- a CDS encoding energy transducer TonB, translated as METYQTLEDYVFANRNQAYGAYELRQSISQYLRWATIISISLFLLLALAPVLFAHLSASKSSVSAHLTPVKVELETPEIPQTPPTLPPPPTPDVPQTNTYEFKPPVVVADEQVPDDSFLATQEQLQVHQAGSRTFLEGNDLPAIVDVTESSGKKEELIVEVSPKENNEVMLTVEIQPEYPGGMEAFNQYLRKNLRYPTQAQQANVSGNVYLSFVVEKDGSITQLQILKGLGFGCDEEAQRVLQAMPRWKPGRQQGRAVKCRFNLPIAFRLE; from the coding sequence ATGGAAACGTATCAAACCCTCGAAGACTATGTTTTTGCGAATCGCAATCAGGCATACGGAGCTTATGAGCTACGCCAAAGTATAAGCCAGTACCTCCGTTGGGCAACCATAATCAGCATCAGCCTATTTCTGCTACTCGCTTTAGCTCCCGTACTTTTTGCTCATTTATCTGCTTCAAAAAGTTCGGTCTCTGCTCATCTTACGCCGGTGAAAGTAGAACTTGAAACGCCTGAGATTCCCCAAACACCCCCTACCCTGCCTCCACCGCCCACTCCTGACGTTCCTCAAACGAACACGTATGAATTTAAACCCCCAGTTGTAGTCGCTGATGAGCAGGTCCCTGACGATTCATTTCTGGCCACCCAAGAACAATTGCAAGTACATCAGGCTGGTTCGCGGACGTTTCTGGAAGGTAATGACCTGCCTGCCATCGTAGACGTCACGGAAAGTTCTGGGAAAAAGGAGGAGCTGATTGTAGAAGTCAGTCCCAAGGAAAACAATGAAGTGATGCTGACGGTCGAAATTCAGCCAGAATATCCGGGCGGAATGGAGGCGTTCAATCAGTATTTACGAAAGAATCTTCGTTATCCTACGCAGGCCCAGCAGGCCAATGTGAGTGGCAATGTGTATCTCTCGTTTGTGGTCGAAAAAGACGGAAGCATCACGCAGCTTCAGATTCTGAAAGGATTAGGTTTCGGCTGTGATGAAGAGGCTCAACGGGTGTTACAGGCAATGCCCCGCTGGAAACCCGGCCGCCAACAGGGTCGAGCAGTTAAGTGTCGGTTTAATCTACCTATAGCGTTCCGCCTTGAATAA
- a CDS encoding tetratricopeptide repeat protein yields MTFRFLPLLLLLLECLTGMAQSQHEPWIQAQEHIRRGEYIQSVPILQKLVESDSMQVEAALQLGFVQQRLGQFPAARKTYETVLRRDTSQTEALNQLAILFEKNAQYLRALHYYQRLIQLDTTNAYLFKQAAVQYSRLEQLGQAITCYNKAVALNPQDIESWAELTRIHLDMNDQAHSILANECVQKGLALDPNSIRLLLQKSRVDFRLGHFAEVVTSLQKTMAQGDSSAFYQRMLGRAYYEIDSLDQSIFTFRRLLNAGEETEYVYGGLGTAYLLKAKKDSAHFDLNAFRNFKQAIQLAQTRVPDYQMGLGDVYELEGKPASIKRAIKIYQETFNLSERPKALYRLAQLHDTYQVDMELAKTYYQELIKTCKVIVSNPRNARPMEMLDCAYATLAANRLAELNKLTPNATAPLAQDSVQVVADTTKND; encoded by the coding sequence ATGACTTTCCGATTTTTACCTCTACTCCTGTTGCTACTGGAGTGCCTGACAGGTATGGCCCAATCCCAGCATGAACCTTGGATACAGGCCCAGGAACATATTCGTCGCGGGGAGTATATCCAATCGGTTCCAATCCTGCAAAAGCTTGTGGAAAGTGATAGTATGCAAGTAGAAGCAGCCCTGCAATTAGGCTTTGTACAACAGCGGCTGGGCCAGTTTCCAGCGGCCCGAAAAACGTATGAAACCGTACTGCGACGTGATACGAGCCAGACCGAGGCATTGAATCAACTGGCGATACTGTTCGAAAAAAACGCTCAGTATCTTCGGGCCTTGCACTATTATCAACGTCTCATCCAACTCGACACGACGAATGCGTATCTGTTTAAACAGGCTGCTGTCCAGTATAGTCGTCTGGAGCAGTTGGGTCAGGCTATCACATGTTACAACAAAGCCGTAGCTCTTAATCCGCAGGACATTGAGTCGTGGGCGGAGTTGACGCGGATTCATTTAGATATGAATGACCAGGCTCATTCAATACTGGCGAATGAATGCGTGCAAAAAGGCTTGGCTCTTGACCCCAATTCCATACGTCTCTTGTTACAAAAGAGCCGGGTCGATTTTCGGCTAGGACACTTTGCAGAAGTAGTTACCAGTCTTCAGAAAACCATGGCTCAGGGTGATTCCTCGGCTTTTTACCAGCGAATGTTAGGGCGGGCGTATTACGAAATTGATAGTCTGGATCAATCCATTTTTACGTTCCGGCGACTACTGAATGCGGGGGAAGAAACGGAATACGTATACGGTGGTTTGGGTACAGCTTATCTGCTCAAGGCAAAAAAAGATTCGGCTCATTTTGATCTCAATGCCTTCCGTAATTTCAAACAGGCTATTCAACTGGCACAAACCCGGGTGCCTGACTACCAGATGGGCCTGGGAGATGTCTATGAACTGGAAGGCAAACCTGCGTCCATCAAACGGGCTATTAAAATCTATCAGGAAACCTTTAACCTGTCCGAACGTCCGAAGGCTCTGTACCGACTGGCTCAGTTGCACGATACCTATCAGGTAGATATGGAACTGGCAAAGACGTATTATCAGGAACTCATCAAAACTTGTAAAGTCATTGTGAGTAATCCCCGGAACGCTAGACCCATGGAAATGCTAGATTGTGCGTATGCAACGCTGGCGGCAAATCGACTGGCCGAACTTAATAAGTTAACTCCCAACGCTACTGCTCCGCTGGCTCAGGACAGTGTTCAGGTAGTGGCCGATACTACCAAAAACGATTAA
- a CDS encoding M56 family metallopeptidase produces MNWLHYLLQVNLYLAGFYGFYCILLRRETFHQLNRSFLLAGTALAFFIPAIQSDWVRSWFVTQQVNESIYAYYNPSVVFIRPNYLDNHESAHPLAWGHVLAVVYMCGMLFLLGKFAFQLMRLSDLIRYRYHRKTNTAFAFFNHFFVGKNLSNRQTIEAHERVHVRQLHSADVVFFELVAIINWFNPLVYLMKQDIRLLHEYLADEVASKCEPSRADYAMLLFSQQFGVNTTDLVHPFFNKSLLKPRISMLQKTPSSTAALGKYGLILPVFGTMLFLSTAFSEQVTAQSQPATPAKPSQQPAKPSQPASAPDVYTVVDKAAGFPGGQRAMYDFLAKTVNYPKPAARANVEGRVFTRFVVEKDGSLSNIEIAKGLGFGCDEEAMRVLNAMPKWEPGIVKGETVRSYYNLPIYFTMDKKKTAKASK; encoded by the coding sequence ATGAATTGGTTGCACTATCTCCTGCAAGTAAATCTGTATTTGGCTGGTTTTTATGGCTTTTACTGCATCCTGCTCCGACGGGAAACGTTTCACCAGCTTAATCGCAGCTTCCTGCTGGCAGGTACGGCTCTGGCTTTTTTTATTCCCGCCATCCAGTCCGATTGGGTACGGAGCTGGTTTGTAACGCAGCAGGTCAACGAGTCGATCTACGCTTATTATAACCCAAGCGTAGTCTTCATTCGGCCCAATTATCTGGATAACCACGAATCGGCTCATCCACTGGCCTGGGGACACGTACTGGCGGTCGTTTATATGTGTGGGATGCTTTTTCTGTTAGGAAAGTTCGCCTTCCAGCTCATGCGACTGAGCGATTTAATTCGGTATCGGTACCATCGTAAAACGAATACGGCATTTGCGTTTTTCAATCACTTTTTCGTCGGTAAAAATCTATCCAACCGGCAAACGATTGAAGCCCACGAACGCGTCCATGTACGGCAGCTTCACTCCGCAGACGTGGTCTTTTTTGAGTTGGTCGCCATTATCAACTGGTTCAATCCACTGGTTTACTTAATGAAGCAGGACATTCGTCTCTTGCACGAATACCTGGCTGACGAAGTGGCCAGTAAGTGCGAACCCAGTCGGGCGGATTACGCTATGCTTTTATTTTCCCAGCAGTTTGGGGTCAATACGACGGATTTAGTTCATCCTTTTTTTAATAAATCGCTTCTTAAACCTCGCATCAGTATGTTACAGAAAACGCCTTCCAGCACTGCGGCTCTGGGTAAGTATGGATTAATTTTACCCGTCTTTGGGACCATGCTCTTTCTTTCAACCGCTTTTTCGGAGCAAGTAACGGCTCAATCCCAACCCGCTACGCCTGCGAAACCTTCGCAACAGCCCGCTAAACCCAGCCAGCCCGCTTCCGCCCCTGATGTGTATACCGTTGTTGATAAAGCAGCTGGGTTCCCGGGTGGTCAGAGGGCTATGTATGATTTTCTGGCTAAAACTGTTAACTATCCGAAGCCTGCGGCACGAGCAAATGTCGAAGGAAGAGTATTTACCCGATTCGTGGTTGAAAAAGATGGCTCGCTTAGTAATATTGAGATTGCAAAAGGCCTGGGTTTTGGTTGTGACGAAGAAGCCATGCGGGTCTTAAACGCCATGCCGAAATGGGAACCGGGTATAGTTAAGGGAGAAACCGTTCGTAGCTACTACAACTTGCCGATTTACTTTACGATGGACAAAAAGAAAACAGCCAAAGCTTCCAAGTAA
- a CDS encoding BlaI/MecI/CopY family transcriptional regulator, with protein MVEKELTRAEEQIMHVLWTLEKGFVKDVLDQLPEPKPAYNTVSTIIRILEQKGFVGHTAYGKSHRYHPLITKEQYRTFATEKLMEGYFGNSIGSLFSFFVKKKKVELNEADDILKMIEQMKKQ; from the coding sequence ATGGTTGAAAAAGAACTTACCCGAGCCGAAGAGCAGATTATGCACGTACTCTGGACGCTGGAAAAAGGTTTTGTAAAAGACGTTCTAGATCAATTGCCTGAGCCAAAACCGGCTTATAATACTGTTTCTACCATTATTCGGATTCTGGAACAGAAAGGCTTCGTAGGGCATACGGCCTATGGCAAATCGCACCGATACCATCCCCTCATTACGAAGGAACAGTACCGAACGTTTGCCACCGAAAAATTAATGGAAGGGTATTTCGGCAATTCCATCGGCAGTTTGTTCTCGTTTTTCGTGAAGAAAAAGAAAGTGGAGCTCAACGAAGCTGACGATATTCTGAAAATGATTGAGCAGATGAAGAAGCAGTAA